A single Vigna radiata var. radiata cultivar VC1973A chromosome 8, Vradiata_ver6, whole genome shotgun sequence DNA region contains:
- the LOC106771105 gene encoding type I inositol polyphosphate 5-phosphatase 4: MRDEHSKKSKLSWPKTLVKKWFNIKSKNEDFHADDVLYAGVNEEWSNNCSQSEEYTIKKSKTERAKRRHSDRMRRGKVNFDAAQDTDVHNYRIFAATWNVAGKSPPSYLSLEDWLHSSPPADIYVLGFQEIVPLNAGNVLGTEDNGPARKWLALIRKTLNSLPGTSGECHTASPLPDPIVELDADFEGSMRQKTTSFFHRRSFQSFSHSMRMDNDMSLPQAYLDRRLSVCDRMMSGHRTSDYDPNYRWASSDDENGTGDSPVTTQYSPMTCKGFFSVEDRDRQTGHSRYCLVASKQMVGIFLTVWVKSDIRDDVHNMKVSCVGRGLMGYLGNKGSISISMSLHQTSFCFICSHLTSGQKEGDELRRNSDVMEILRKTRFPRVHGMGDESSPQTILEHDRIIWLGDLNYRIALSYRAAKALVEMHNWKDLLENDQLHIERRQGRVFEGWNEGKIYFPPTYKYSNNSDRYAGDERHSKQKRRTPAWCDRILWYGRGLRQLSYVRGESRFSDHRPVYSMFLAEVESVSRSRIKKCSSCSSSRIEVEELLPHSHGYRYADLNFY; encoded by the exons ATGAGAGATGAGCACTCGAAGAAAAGCAAG CTTTCGTGGCCCAAGACGTTGGTCAAGAAGTGGTTCAATATTAAGAGCAAAAACGAGGACTTTCACGCAGATGACGTCCTCTACGCAG gtgTTAACGAAGAGTGGAGCAACAACTGTTCGCAGAGTGAGGAATACACTATCAAGAAAAGCAAAACAG AGAGAGCAAAGAGAAGGCACTCAGACAGAATGCGGCGAGGCAAGGTTAACTTTGATGCAGCTCAGGATACAGATGTGCATAACTATAG AATCTTTGCTGCTACTTGGAATGTAGCTGGAAAATCTCCTCCAAGTTACTTGAGTCTGGAAGATTGGCTTCACTCTTCTCCTCCTGCTGATATCTATGTTCTTGG GTTTCAAGAAATTGTACCTCTCAATGCTGGTAATGTTTTGGGCACGGAAGATAATGGCCCTGCCAGAAAGTGGCTAGCTCTTATTAGAAAGACCCTAAACAGTCTTCCTGGAACAAGTGGTGAATGCCACACTGCTTCTCCACTTCCTGATCCTATTGTAGAGTTAGATGCTGATTTTGAAGGATCAATGAGGCAGAAGACAACCTCTTTCTTTCATCGCCGGTCGTTTCAATCCTTCAGTCATAGTATGAGAATGGACAATGACATGTCACTTCCACAAGCATACCTTGATCGCCGCCTCAGCGTCTGCGACAGAATGATGTCTGGTCACAGAACAAGTGATTACGACCCCAACTACAGATGGGCTTCTTCGGACGATGAAAATGGCACCGGTGACTCCCCAGTTACAACACAATATTCACCAATGACATGTAAAGGTTTTTTCTCTGTGGAGGATAGAGATAGACAGACAGGGCACTCAAGATACTGCTTGGTTGCAAGTAAACAAATGGTTGGAATATTTCTAACAGTTTGGGTGAAGAGCGATATAAGAGATGATGTTCACAACATGAAAGTATCTTGTGTTGGAAGAGGATTAATGGGATATCTTGGAAACAAG GGTTCAATATCAATCAGCATGTCTTTGCACCAAACAAGCTTTTGCTTCATCTGTAGTCATTTGACTTCTGGACAAAAGGAGGGTGATGAGCTAAGGAGAAATTCTGATGTGATGGAGATTCTGAGAAAGACAAGATTTCCCCGAGTTCATGGCATGGGCGATGAGAGTTCTCCGCAGACAATTTTGGAACACGA TCGAATAATTTGGCTGGGGGATTTAAATTATCGGATAGCCCTTTCTTACCGTGCAGCAAAAGCTCTTGTTGAGATGCATAACTGGAAGGATCTGTTAGAGAATGACCAG CTACATATAGAGCGGAGACAAGGTCGAGTTTTTGAAGGATGGAATGAGGGGAAAATATATTTCCCTCCTACATACAAGTATTCAAACAACTCAGATAGATATGCAGGCGATGAAAGGCACTcaaaacaaaagagaagaaCTCCAGCATG GTGTGATCGTATCTTGTGGTATGGTAGAGGCCTCCGCCAATTATCTTATGTTCGTGGGGAATCAAGATTCTCAGATCATAGGCCAGTTTATAGCATGTTCCTGGCAGAAGTTGAGTCTGTTAGCCGTAGCCgaataaaaaaatgttccaGTTGCTCCAGTTCAAGGATTGAAGTAGAAGAGCTGTTGCCACATTCACATGGTTACAGATATGCTGATTTGAATTTCTATTAA